The segment AGATCGGCGGCGAGCTGGCCCGCGGCGGGCGAGGTGCCGAATCCATGGCCCGAGAAGCCCGAGGCGAGGGTCAGGCCGGGCAGCTTCGCGACCGGCGAGATGACCGGCAGCGAATCCGGGGTGACGTCGATCGCGCCGGCCCAGCTTTCCTCGATCACGGCGTTGCCGAACACCGGCCAGGCGGCGATCAGGTTGCGCATCGCCTCGGCGTTGAGGCCCTCGTTCACCGGCGGGTCCATCGTCCGGACCCGCTCGAACGGTGATGTCGCCGCTGCGTTCCAGCGGCGCCCGAGCGCGAGGTCGTCGACGAAGGCGCGGCCGAGCGAGAGCCGCACGTTCCGCCACTGCGCGCGCAGCATCGGCAGATAGCGATGGCCGATCAACAGGCTGTCGGGGACCAGCGGCGCGACGAAGCCGCCGCGCTGGGTGATCGTGTAGCCGCCGTCGGCGCGCTTGCGGAACGAGAAGTCGGGCGCGCCGACCGCGATCTCGGTCGGGCCCTCCATCGGCGCGGTGCGCAGGACCGAGGCGATCAGCGGCAGGGTGGGCAGCGACACGCCGAGATTGCCGAGGAAGCGCCGCGACCACAGGCCGCCGGCGAGGATGACCTGGTCGCAGCCGATCTCGCCGCGCTCGGTGACGACGCCGGACACCCGGCCGGCCGCCATCGACAGGGTGCGGACCGCGCAATCCTCGACGATGACCGCGCCCTTCGCCAGTGCGGCGCGGGCGATCGCGCTCGCCGCGAGGCTGGGCTCGGCGCGCCCGTCGGTCGGCGAGTGGATGCCGCCCGCCCAGCCGCCGGTGCCGCCGGGCACGAGCTGGTCGATCTGGCCGGGGGTCAGCAGGCGCGCGTCGAGCGCGTTACCGACCGCGTCCAGCCAGGCGCGGTGCCCGGCCATCTCCGCCTCGGTCCGGGCGACGTACATGATCCCGGCGCGGCGATAGCCGACGTCGGCGCCGACCCGATCGACCATCGCCGTCCACAGCCGTTCGGACGCCAGCGAGAGCGGCAGGTCATGCTCCTCGCGTCCGATCTTGCGGATCCAGCCGAGGTTGCGCGACGACTGCTCGCCCGCGATCCGACCCTTTTCGAGGACGGTCACGGGGATGCCGCGCTCGGCCAGCGTCAGCGCGGCCATCAGGCCGACGATGCCGCCGCCGATCACGGCCACCGTCGTCGATCGCGGCATCTCCTGTGAGGTCTGGACCGGAGTGATGCTTGGCGCCACGGCATTGATCCCTGGGTTCGATGGACGGGGGCGTCAGAGCGAGATGCTGATCTCTTGGACGTTCGCCTTCGCCGCGCCGCGATAGGCGGTGACCTCGATCTCGACCTTGAACTCGCTCGATCCGAGCGGCGGGCTGGTCAGGGTGAGGGTCGGGTTGATGCCGCGCATCTTGTCGGCATAGGCGGTCATGACGGCGTCGATGTCCTCGGGGAACTGGACGAAGACGCGCGCCGCGACGACATCCTCCAGCGTCGAGCCGACCGAGGCCAGCGCCGCGTCGATATTGGCGAGGACCTGGAGGGTCTGCTCGGCCAGGTCCGTGGGGATCAGCTTGGTGCGCGGATTGCGGCCGGCGGTGTTGGAGACGAAGATCAGGTTGTCGACGGCGACGAGCCGCGAATAGCTGCCCCGCTCCTCGGCGGGGGAGCCGGTCTTCACTTTGACGATATCGGTCATGGTCCGGGTCCTTCGGGACGGAAAGGGGATCGGCGGCGGATCAGCGCAGGACGGGCTGGTCCCACAGGTTGAGCGGGACGCCGATCCCCTTCTCGACGGCGTTGCGGTAGACGACCGTGCCCCAGGCGACGTCCTCGACCGGCATGCCGCCGACCGACATGATGATGATCTCGTCGTCGTCGCGGCGGCCGGGGGCCTCGCCGGCGACGATCTTGCCGAGGTCCTCGATCTGGTCGCGCGACATGCGGCCCTCGTCGATCAGGTCGAGGAAGCGGATGCCGACGACGGGCACGTTGTTGTGGACCGGCTTCGGATTCTCCTCGTGCCAGGCGTCGTAGAGGCCGGGATTGTCGAGCACCTTGCGGATCTCGGGCGATTCCATGCCCTCGTCGATATTGGTCAGCGACGGCATCGACAGGAAGGTGCCGGGGCTGACCCATTCGCGCTTCACGACCGGATAGATCGACGGATCGCCGATCGCGCCCGACTGGCAATAGGTCACGATGTCGGAATGGCGGACGACCTCCTCGATCGTGTCGACGACCTGGACGGTGGTGATCTGCGGATAGGTCTCGGCCACCCAGGCGAGGAAGGCGTCGAGGCTCTTCCGGCCGCGACCCTTGACCTTGACCGTGTCGATCAGTGGGCAGACCGCCATGAAGGCGGAGAGCGAGGTCTTCGCCATCACCCCCGGGCCGAGGATGCCGACCACCTTCGAATCCTTGCGGGCGAGGTGGCGGGCGCCGACGCCGGGCACCGCGCCGGTGCGATAGGCCGACAGCAGGTTGGCCGACATGAAGGCGAGCGGCGCGCCGGTGTCGGCGTCGTTGAGCACGAACATCAGGATCGAGCGGGGCAGCCCCTTCTCGCGATTGGCGATGTTGGAGCCGTACCATTTCATGCCGGCGGTGCGGAACCGCCCGCCCAGATAGGCCGGCATCGCCATGAAGCGGCGATCGGGGGTCGGCTTGGGCATGTCCGGGAAGGGCGAATCCTCGGGGAACACCACCACCGAGCCGTGCGAGTTGTTGCTCGGCCCCGCCATCCGATAGTCGCCATGGTAGAGGAGGGCGAACATCTCCTCCATCGTATCGACGCAGGCCGCCATGTCGGTGACGCCCGCCCGGATCATGTCCTGCTCGGACAGGTAGATGAAGTCGATCCGGGTCGAGGTCGTCATGTCGTCAGCCATTGCAATGTTCCAGTTTCGGGGCCGCGCCGTCGCGGCCGGTTGTTTCGCTGTAGTGGGCGCGCCGGACCGTCGGGCGCGCGGGGATTGGTCCCGACCGCGACCGGTCAGTCGCGGCCATAATGGTCGGCGAGGGCGGCGATCGCCGCCTGGTCCGGGATCTCCTTCGCCGAGGCCGCCATCATCGCGCCGGCCGCGTCGTCGGCATGATAGCCGCGCTTGCCGTCGCGGAAATTGACGAGCTGCTGGGCGATGTAGCGCTTGTCCAGCCGGTTCAGCGCCGGAGCCGGCATCGCCGGATTGCCCTCGCCCGTTTCGCCGTGGCAGGTCGCGCAGGTCTGGACCAGTTCGCCGATCGCGGCCGGCACGGCGCGCTGCGCGACCGGGGCGGCCGGCAGCTTGGGCAGCGCGGCGATGTAGGAGACCACTGCCTTGACGCCTTCGGGCCCCGGAACCGCCGTCGCCCGTCCGACCATCTGGAAGCCGTGCGCGTCGTCGGTCTTGCCGCGCTTGCCCTCGCGGAAATTGGTGAGCTGGCGGACGAGATAGTCCGGGTCCTGGCCGGTCAGGTTGGGCGCGTACATATAGGCGCGGCCCTCCCCGGCATTGCCGTGGCATCCCGCACAGGTGGTGAAGACCGCCTTGCCCGCGTCGCTGCCGAGCGACGGCCGCGCGGCGGCGATCCCGGCGCTCTTGTCGCCCTGGAAGGCGAGCAGGACCTTGCCGCTGTCGATGAACTCCTCGAAGCTGACGATCTTGCCGTCGCGGACCTTGAAGACATGGACGAGGTCGGCCTTGTAGCGGATGCCGGTGCTGCGGACCGTGCTCTCCTCGGTGCCCGGCACCGCGACCGTGTCGCCCGTGACGATATAGCCGAACTGGGTCGCGACCGGATTCTCCAGCGTTTCGTCGACCTTGGCGAAGAAGTCGGCGACGCCGGCGGGGCCGTGCCGCGTGCCGCCGAACGGCAGCTTGTCGGCCGGGCCATAATAGGTCCAGGTCGCGTCGGGAGCGATCAGCCGCTCCAGCGCGGCCATGTCGCCGCGCTCGAACGCCTCGTAGAGTTCGTGGACGACGGTGGCCGCGTCCTGCGCGGGTTTCGGCGCGGTCAGGGCCTTTCCGGCCGCGACGCCCGAGAAGAGCAGCAGCGCCGCGACGAGGCCGGCTTTGGGCGATAGCGATTTCATTGCACGATTCCCGAGGCGATGATGGAAGGACGGCGGGCGAGGGCGCCGGTCATGACTGGCCGTAAAATCCGTGGAACACCCCCTTGGGGTCCCATTGCCGGCGCAGCCTGGCGAGCCGGGCCCAGGCCTCGGGGGAGTAGCAGTCGCGGATGTCCTCGGGCCGCCCCTCCTGGTCCATCTCGTTGATGTAGCTGCCGCTGGAGACGGACTTCAGTTCCTTGAACAGCTTGAGGCAATAGGCGCGGCTGGCGGCTTCCTGCGCGGGCTCGTCCCATTCCATGTAATAAGCGAGGTAGAAGCGGCCGATCCGCGAGCAGGCGGCGTCGGGCATCTTGTTGGTGCCCATGTAGAGCAGCAGCGGCGTGCCGCGCGGCGCCGGGCAGTTGGGGATGTGCCGCTTCAATATCTCGACCGCTTCCATCGGCCGGTCGATCCAGGCGTCGTCGCCCATCCAGTAGCCCTGCGGGAAGGACGCCTCGTTGTCGCTATAATAGCGGTCGAAATTGCCGGCGCGGTTCTCGATCCGGTCGATCGCGCGGGCGATCAGCGGATCGCCCAGCAGCGGGGCGAGCTTGCGCCGGCCCTCGGCCTCGCTTGCGACGAAGGCGTTGATGTCGAGATAGATGCGCTGGCGCTGCTCGACCGGCGCGTCCTCGGCGACGTCGGGCGCGGCGGCGACCGCGAACAGCACCTCGACATCCTTGTCGAGCCGCGGGACGACGGTGTCCATGACCCGCGTGACCGCGTCGAGCTCGCCATAGGCGAAGGTGTAGCTCGCGCCCCAGATCACCTTGGGCGCGTCGAAGCATTGCAGGTGGAAGCGGACGACCACGCCGAACAGGCCCGGACCGCCGCCGCGAGCGGCCCAGAACAGGTCGCGGTTCTCGGTCTCGCTGGCGCGCAGCAGCCGGCCGTCGGCGGTGACGATGTCGACCGCCTTGACGGCGAACACGCTCATCCCCTGCGACCAGGCATTGGTGTTCAGCCCGACGCCGCCGCCGAGCAGGAAGCCGCTGATCGGCACGGTGCCGCAATGGGCGCCGGGAAAGGCGAGATCGTCCTCCGCCAGCCGCTCGGCCAGCCCGCGCGAGAAGACGCCGGGGCCGACCGTCGCGACCTTCGGGGCCTTGTCGACGGCGATCCCGTCGAGCCGGCTGACGTCGATCAGCATGCCGCGGTCCCGCAGGAAGCAGGCGGCCATGCTGTGGCCGCCGCAGCGGGTGGTGACCTTCATCCCGTTGGCGGCGGCGAAGCGGACGGCCTCCTGCACGTCCTCGACCCGCTCGACCTGGACGATCATGTCGGGCCGCCGGTCGGCCTTCGCCCGCTGCCAGATCATCGCCTCGCGCCAGGTCTCGTAGCCGTCGTCGCCCTTGACGACGACGGTGCCGGCGATCCGCGCCTGGAGCGCTGCGGCGTCGCTGCCCTTCGCCGGCGCGGCGAAGCCCTCGGCACCGGACAGGGCCGTCGCCACGGGGATCGAGACGGCGGTGGCCTGCAGGAAGCGGCGTCGCGACCAAAGAGCAAAGCGGGACATGAATACTCCGGTTGTTCCTTCGGAACCTATGAAGCCAGGGGGAAGGGCAATACAACGCCCGCCCTCCGTCCACTTGTTGCGCAAGTGGCAACATTTCGCCGACATGTTGCGCGTCGGCGCGCGGGGGATCGGGACCGGCGCGATGCCGGCCGGTCCCGATCCCCCCCCCGGCGAAGGGTCAGAAGTTCGCCGAGAAACCGACCCGGAAACGGCGCCCGAGGACGTCGTAGAATTGCGGGTTGGTCGGCAGCACCGAGGCGGGCACCGCCGGCGGGTCCTTGTCGAGCAGATTGTCGACCGTCGCGAACAGCTTGTAGCGGCCGGGTTCCTCCGCCGGGCCGATCCGATACTGGGCGTTGAGGCTCAGATAGGTCGCGCTCGGCAGCGTGTTGTCGGCGATGTCGCGGCCCTCGACGAAGCTCCGGTCGTACTTGCCCGCGCTGATGAAGCGGGCCTGCAAGGTCGCGGAGATCCGGTTGATGTCATAGCCGACGATCGCGCTCGCTGCCCAGGACGGGGTGCCGGCGCCGTTGTTCTGCCCGGCCAGCCGGGTGATGAGCGCGCCGTTGACCAGCGTCGACTTGATCGTGTGGTTGGCGAAGACGCGGAAGTCGAGCTTGCCCTCGCCCAGGTCGGTCCGGTAGCCGAGCTCGAGATCGATGCCCTTGGTGCGCTGGGTGGCGATGTTGATGCCGGTGCTGCTGATCTGGGTGATCGTGCCCGATCCGTCGCGGACGATCTGGCTGCAGGCGTCGTTCTGGCCGCCGAAGCACAGGTTGACGATGTCCTGCGGCGCGACCGTCGCGATCGCGTCGTCGATCTTGATGTCGTAATAGTCGACCGAGAAGTTGAAGCCTGGGATGAAGGAGGGCTTCAGCACCGCGCCGAACGACAGCGTGTTCGCGGTCTCCGGCTTCAGGTTGGGATTGCCCTGGACGAAGGGGAAGACCAGCGTCGCGGCATTGCCGCGGAACGGATCGAGGATCGTCTGCGTCGCGAGGCCGCGCGCCGGGGTGAACAGCTCGGGGATGTTCGGCGCGCGCACGTCGCGGGAGCGGGTGACGCGGAAGCGCAGGTCGTCCGACACGTCCCAGGTGGCGCCCAGCTTCCACATGCTGATGCCGCCGCTCGAACTGTAGTCGGCATAGCGATAGGCGCCGTTCAGGGTCAGCGCCTCGACGAACGGAAGGTTGGCGAGCAGCGGCGCCTCCAGCTCGATATAGGCTTCCTTGACGTTGAACTTGCCGTCGACGTTGCGCGCATTGCCGAAGGTGAACACGCCGGCCCGCGACAGCGGGTCCGCGACCGCGTGGAGCGTCTCGCGGCGATATTCGCCGCCCATCGCGACGCCCCAGCGGCCGGCGCCGATGTCGAACAGCTTGCCGGTGATGCCCGCGCTGGCCGCGATCTCGCGCTGGGTCTGGCGCAGGTCCTGGTCCGCCCGGAAATAATTCTGGACGTCGGCGGTGTTGCGGTTGGTGCCGAACGGGTTGAACGGGCGGCAGGCGGTCGACGGGTTGGTCAGCGCCACGCGGCAGACGACCGAGCCGTCGGGCGCGCTTACCGCGTCGATCATCTCGGCCGCGCGCGCCGCCATGAACGCGCCCAGGATCTGCTGGCGATACTTGTTCTGGCCATATTCGAAATTGGCGGCCCAGTTCCAGCTCGGCGCGAGCGAGCCCTTGGCCCCCGTCACGCTGCGCCAGGTTTCGGTGGTCGAGACCGGCACCGGCCGGCCCACGTCGGTCCACAGCCGCCCGAAGCCGAAGGAGGAGACGCCCGCGGCGTCCATCTGCGCCGCGACCGACGCCGGCAGGAACGGATTCTCGCGCTGGATCGTCAGGTTGCCATAGTTGAAATAATAGGGGGTCGAGGCGACGCCCTTCGACCAGCCATAGGAGAAGTCCTGGCTCAGCTCGAGCGCGTCGGAGACCTCGTAGCCGGTGCGCAGATACGCCACCCGCCGGTCGAGCTCGGGAAGCAGCGCGTCGCCGAGATAGAGCCGGGTGCCCTGGCCCTCACCGCCGATCATGAGCTGCGCGCCGGGAAGCTGGCCATAGGTGAACGGCCGCGGCGTGCCGTCGGCGTTGAAGGTGGTGCCGCGCAGCGGGCCCGAGGTGATGATGCCGTTCGGCGTCATCGTCGCGTTCTGGACGTTCGAGGCGATGATCCGCACCGGCGTCGCGCCGGCGACGTTGGTGACGAGGCCGTAGGAGCGCCGGCCCCAGTCGCGCGAATAGGCGTCCTTGGCGCCGTCGCTGCGATAGACGTCGACCGCCAGCGTCGCATAGCCGCGCCCGCCGCCGAACTGCACGCCGCCCAGGAAGGCGCCGCGATATTCCTTGCCGTCCGAATGCTGCGTCATGCCGACGTCGCCGCGCACCTGGAAGCCTTCATATTTGCGGCGCAGCACCAGGTTGAGCACGCCCGCGACCGCGTCCGACCCGTAGACCGCGGAGGCGCCGCCGGTGACGACCTCGACGCGCTCGACGAGCAGCGAGGGGATGAAGTTGAGGTCGACCTGGCCCAGGTCGGACGAGGGCACATGGCGGACGCCGTCGACCAGGGTCAGCGTCCGGTTGGTGCCGAGGCTGCGGAGGTTGGCGTAGTTGGCGCCGACGTTCTTGGTGTTGTTCGTGGTGCTGGCCGGCGTGGTGGAACCGCGGAAGGCCGGAAGCTCGTTGAGCACGTCGGCCACGTTCACCGCCTGGCGCTTGTCGAGCAGGTCCGCGCCGACCACGGTCAGCGGGCTCGGCGCCTCGGTGCCGTCGCGGATGATGCGCGAGCCGGTGACGGTGATCTCCTGGTCCGCCGCCGGCTCGTCGGCCGCGCTGGCGGGCAGCGCCTGCGCCGACGCCGCCATCGGCAGGCCGACGAGGAGCCCGGCCATCGCGGCCATGGCAAGCGAGCTGACGCGTGTCCTGAAATGCATATGAGACATGATGACCCCCTTTGTTGTTCCCGTGATGGATTGTGTCCCAATCGGAGCGGGGCTCAATCGCCGCTCCAGGCGAAGTTGTTGCGCAGGCCGCAACACGACGGACGAACCCAGGTCGAAGGCGCCCTCCGGGAAGACGCGATGCGTCCTCCCTCCTGTCGTCAGGCGGTCGTTTCGGCGTCGGCGCGGCCGCACCTGACCGTCATTGCGGCCGGGCGTAGACCTCGCGTCCCTCGAAGACGGTCGACAGGACCTTGGTCTCGCCGATGTCGGCGGCGGGGATCTTGAACAGGTCGCGGTCGAGCACGATCATGTTGGCGAACTTGCCCACCTCGATCGATCCGTTGACCTTGTCCCAGCCGACCGACTTGGCGCCGTTGATCGTCGCGATCTCGATCGCGTCCTTGAGGCCGATCGATTCCGGGCCGTGATCGAGCATGCCGCCGATCGCCGGGAACAGGTTCGGCGCCGGCAGCACGACCCAGTCGCTGCCCAGCGTCATCAGCGTGCCGCGCGCGAGCAGCGACTTGAACGGCCAGGCCCCGGCCAGGTTCTTGGTCAGCGGCCCCTTGATCTGCCAGATCGCCGGCGACATCTCGCCGACCGCGCCGAGCCTGGCCGGGCGATCGATGTCCTGCGGCGAATAGCGCAGGCTGTGCGCGACGTCGTGGAGGATGCCCGAATTGCCGTTGGCGGTGCGGGCGGCCTCGATCGCGTCGAGCGCGGTGCGGATCGCGCCCGATCCGACGGCGTGCATCTTCACCTTGATGCCCATCTTGTCGAACCGGGTCAGCGCGGCGTTGAGCACGGCGGGCTTCTCGTAGAGGCGCGCGACCGCGACCTCGCCGTGATCGTCGAGCTCGACGTCGGTCGAATGGGGCTGCAACGGGCTGCCGTCGACGTAGATCTTCACGAAATCGGTGAAGATGTGCGACGTCGCATAGTCCTTGCGGTGGGCGATCACCTCCTCGGTCTCCTGCGGCGGCATCAGCGCGCTCGCCGGGTTGCCCCAGACGATGTGGGTGGCGGTGCGCAGCGTCCATTTGCCGGCGAGGTCGAGCTTGCGCATCTCCTCGAGCATCTGGCGCGACGCGGTCGCCTCCTGCGCGGAGGTGATGCCATATTCGGCGCAGAGCGCGGCGGTGCGCAGCAACGCCTCGTCGACCGTCGCGGCGGGCAATGCGGGGATGTGCTGGGTGATCAGCCAGGTCGCCTTGGAGAGGAACTCGCCGGTCGGCTCGCCGTCGGCGCGGTGCAGCACCCGGCCGCCCTCGGGATCGGCCGTGGCGCGGTCGACGCCCGCGATCTGGAGGGCCTTCGTGTTGGCGAGGCCGTGATGATAGGACCATTCGCGGATGTAGACGGGCGTGTCGGGAAAGGCCGCGTCGAGATATTTGCGGTCGGCATGGCCATCGGGGAACAGGTCGCCGCGATAGACGTCGGCGACGATCCAGCCGCCATATTGCCGGTCCTTCGAGCAGGATTTCAGGCTGGCGACGATCTGTTCGATCCGGCTTTCCGGCGCGATCTGGCAATAGATGTAGCGCGCCTCGCCCTTGAGCATGTGCTGGTGCGCGTCGTGGAGGCCCGGCATCGCGAATTTGCCGGCGAGGTCGATCACCTTGGTGGTGCCGCCGATATAGGCCTGCACGCCCTTGTCGGTGCCGACATAGGAGAATTTGCCGTCCTTGATCGCGACGGCGTCCGCCCAGGGATGCGCGCGATCGACGGTGTAGATACGGCCGTGGCGATAGACGGTGTCGGCGACGGGCTCCGCCGACAGCTTCGCGCCGCTCGCCAGAAGCACGGCCAGAAGGGCCATCGAACCGATTTTCATGCTGTCAGCTCCCCATGTCGCCTGTGCCGATGTTTCGGTCGGATAGGGATGCTGTTTGACGGGATGGGCGACGGAGTCGCAATCCCCCTGTGGGCGGCAGTTGTTGCGCATCGTGCAACAAGCCTCGGGCCATGGCCGGTCTATCCGGCCGCGCGCGGCACGGCGGCGCGCCGTTCCTCCCAGTCGAGGACAAGTTCGCGCCGGGTGAAGAGCCAGCGGCCGTCGATCCGGCGCAGCCTGTCC is part of the Rhizorhabdus wittichii RW1 genome and harbors:
- a CDS encoding TonB-dependent receptor (PFAM: TonB-dependent receptor; TonB-dependent receptor, plug) produces the protein MSHMHFRTRVSSLAMAAMAGLLVGLPMAASAQALPASAADEPAADQEITVTGSRIIRDGTEAPSPLTVVGADLLDKRQAVNVADVLNELPAFRGSTTPASTTNNTKNVGANYANLRSLGTNRTLTLVDGVRHVPSSDLGQVDLNFIPSLLVERVEVVTGGASAVYGSDAVAGVLNLVLRRKYEGFQVRGDVGMTQHSDGKEYRGAFLGGVQFGGGRGYATLAVDVYRSDGAKDAYSRDWGRRSYGLVTNVAGATPVRIIASNVQNATMTPNGIITSGPLRGTTFNADGTPRPFTYGQLPGAQLMIGGEGQGTRLYLGDALLPELDRRVAYLRTGYEVSDALELSQDFSYGWSKGVASTPYYFNYGNLTIQRENPFLPASVAAQMDAAGVSSFGFGRLWTDVGRPVPVSTTETWRSVTGAKGSLAPSWNWAANFEYGQNKYRQQILGAFMAARAAEMIDAVSAPDGSVVCRVALTNPSTACRPFNPFGTNRNTADVQNYFRADQDLRQTQREIAASAGITGKLFDIGAGRWGVAMGGEYRRETLHAVADPLSRAGVFTFGNARNVDGKFNVKEAYIELEAPLLANLPFVEALTLNGAYRYADYSSSGGISMWKLGATWDVSDDLRFRVTRSRDVRAPNIPELFTPARGLATQTILDPFRGNAATLVFPFVQGNPNLKPETANTLSFGAVLKPSFIPGFNFSVDYYDIKIDDAIATVAPQDIVNLCFGGQNDACSQIVRDGSGTITQISSTGINIATQRTKGIDLELGYRTDLGEGKLDFRVFANHTIKSTLVNGALITRLAGQNNGAGTPSWAASAIVGYDINRISATLQARFISAGKYDRSFVEGRDIADNTLPSATYLSLNAQYRIGPAEEPGRYKLFATVDNLLDKDPPAVPASVLPTNPQFYDVLGRRFRVGFSANF
- a CDS encoding ornithine cyclodeaminase (PFAM: ornithine cyclodeaminase/mu-crystallin), which gives rise to MADDMTTSTRIDFIYLSEQDMIRAGVTDMAACVDTMEEMFALLYHGDYRMAGPSNNSHGSVVVFPEDSPFPDMPKPTPDRRFMAMPAYLGGRFRTAGMKWYGSNIANREKGLPRSILMFVLNDADTGAPLAFMSANLLSAYRTGAVPGVGARHLARKDSKVVGILGPGVMAKTSLSAFMAVCPLIDTVKVKGRGRKSLDAFLAWVAETYPQITTVQVVDTIEEVVRHSDIVTYCQSGAIGDPSIYPVVKREWVSPGTFLSMPSLTNIDEGMESPEIRKVLDNPGLYDAWHEENPKPVHNNVPVVGIRFLDLIDEGRMSRDQIEDLGKIVAGEAPGRRDDDEIIIMSVGGMPVEDVAWGTVVYRNAVEKGIGVPLNLWDQPVLR
- a CDS encoding protein of unknown function DUF1486 (PFAM: cytochrome c, class I; protein of unknown function DUF1486), producing the protein MKSLSPKAGLVAALLLFSGVAAGKALTAPKPAQDAATVVHELYEAFERGDMAALERLIAPDATWTYYGPADKLPFGGTRHGPAGVADFFAKVDETLENPVATQFGYIVTGDTVAVPGTEESTVRSTGIRYKADLVHVFKVRDGKIVSFEEFIDSGKVLLAFQGDKSAGIAAARPSLGSDAGKAVFTTCAGCHGNAGEGRAYMYAPNLTGQDPDYLVRQLTNFREGKRGKTDDAHGFQMVGRATAVPGPEGVKAVVSYIAALPKLPAAPVAQRAVPAAIGELVQTCATCHGETGEGNPAMPAPALNRLDKRYIAQQLVNFRDGKRGYHADDAAGAMMAASAKEIPDQAAIAALADHYGRD
- a CDS encoding Amidohydrolase 3 (PFAM: amidohydrolase; Amidohydrolase 3) — its product is MKIGSMALLAVLLASGAKLSAEPVADTVYRHGRIYTVDRAHPWADAVAIKDGKFSYVGTDKGVQAYIGGTTKVIDLAGKFAMPGLHDAHQHMLKGEARYIYCQIAPESRIEQIVASLKSCSKDRQYGGWIVADVYRGDLFPDGHADRKYLDAAFPDTPVYIREWSYHHGLANTKALQIAGVDRATADPEGGRVLHRADGEPTGEFLSKATWLITQHIPALPAATVDEALLRTAALCAEYGITSAQEATASRQMLEEMRKLDLAGKWTLRTATHIVWGNPASALMPPQETEEVIAHRKDYATSHIFTDFVKIYVDGSPLQPHSTDVELDDHGEVAVARLYEKPAVLNAALTRFDKMGIKVKMHAVGSGAIRTALDAIEAARTANGNSGILHDVAHSLRYSPQDIDRPARLGAVGEMSPAIWQIKGPLTKNLAGAWPFKSLLARGTLMTLGSDWVVLPAPNLFPAIGGMLDHGPESIGLKDAIEIATINGAKSVGWDKVNGSIEVGKFANMIVLDRDLFKIPAADIGETKVLSTVFEGREVYARPQ
- a CDS encoding FAD linked oxidase domain protein (PFAM: FAD linked oxidase domain protein); translation: MSRFALWSRRRFLQATAVSIPVATALSGAEGFAAPAKGSDAAALQARIAGTVVVKGDDGYETWREAMIWQRAKADRRPDMIVQVERVEDVQEAVRFAAANGMKVTTRCGGHSMAACFLRDRGMLIDVSRLDGIAVDKAPKVATVGPGVFSRGLAERLAEDDLAFPGAHCGTVPISGFLLGGGVGLNTNAWSQGMSVFAVKAVDIVTADGRLLRASETENRDLFWAARGGGPGLFGVVVRFHLQCFDAPKVIWGASYTFAYGELDAVTRVMDTVVPRLDKDVEVLFAVAAAPDVAEDAPVEQRQRIYLDINAFVASEAEGRRKLAPLLGDPLIARAIDRIENRAGNFDRYYSDNEASFPQGYWMGDDAWIDRPMEAVEILKRHIPNCPAPRGTPLLLYMGTNKMPDAACSRIGRFYLAYYMEWDEPAQEAASRAYCLKLFKELKSVSSGSYINEMDQEGRPEDIRDCYSPEAWARLARLRRQWDPKGVFHGFYGQS
- a CDS encoding Endoribonuclease L-PSP (PFAM: Endoribonuclease L-PSP), which codes for MTDIVKVKTGSPAEERGSYSRLVAVDNLIFVSNTAGRNPRTKLIPTDLAEQTLQVLANIDAALASVGSTLEDVVAARVFVQFPEDIDAVMTAYADKMRGINPTLTLTSPPLGSSEFKVEIEVTAYRGAAKANVQEISISL
- a CDS encoding FAD dependent oxidoreductase (PFAM: FAD dependent oxidoreductase); the protein is MAPSITPVQTSQEMPRSTTVAVIGGGIVGLMAALTLAERGIPVTVLEKGRIAGEQSSRNLGWIRKIGREEHDLPLSLASERLWTAMVDRVGADVGYRRAGIMYVARTEAEMAGHRAWLDAVGNALDARLLTPGQIDQLVPGGTGGWAGGIHSPTDGRAEPSLAASAIARAALAKGAVIVEDCAVRTLSMAAGRVSGVVTERGEIGCDQVILAGGLWSRRFLGNLGVSLPTLPLIASVLRTAPMEGPTEIAVGAPDFSFRKRADGGYTITQRGGFVAPLVPDSLLIGHRYLPMLRAQWRNVRLSLGRAFVDDLALGRRWNAAATSPFERVRTMDPPVNEGLNAEAMRNLIAAWPVFGNAVIEESWAGAIDVTPDSLPVISPVAKLPGLTLASGFSGHGFGTSPAAGQLAADLATGATPIVDPAFYRLERLRA